One genomic segment of Impatiens glandulifera chromosome 6, dImpGla2.1, whole genome shotgun sequence includes these proteins:
- the LOC124943186 gene encoding cysteine-rich receptor-like protein kinase 15, with the protein MKAFIMLPLLMKAISSLLVFLSFLKPTLSTVGINLVSNICLGGNSSQINSLYQPNLNLTLTNLSSQASNRGFYNFTFGSGSDQVYALYLCRGDVNPRVCQSCIVAASNLLTQQCPNNKSAIVWYKECMLRYSNTTIFSIEADWPASYQWSLANVSNPTQFNQVFSDTLNGLIKKAVNNITTPAYFQTGEAKISILQTLYSLVQCTPDITSSECNRCLQVALNDYQTCCSGGSQWAVIFRASCELMYELAPFYNMDSQSTPSPPPSTSLAATPPTVNNTNNGSGKGKISILPVIIVVSVVVVVLLLSIFSICLYKRKVTKPQVDGDDIANVESLQYDFKIIKAATQNFSAANKLGEGGFGIVYKGMLPNGQEIAVKRLSDSSGQGDQEFKNEMVLVARLQHRNLVRLLGFCIKGQEKILVYEFVPNTSLDRFLFDTKKRGLLDWETRFRIIKGIARGLLYLHEDSRLKIIHRDLKSSNILLDGEMNPKIADFGMARLVDINQTQGNTSRIVGTYGYMAPEYHLRGFFSIKSDVYSFGVILLEIVNGQRNYAYQSECNQDLPRYAWQKWNNGMFQDLIDPELGYNISMEEVKRCIQIGLICVQEDSDARPTMASVIHMLGSNSQRLSLPKAPALFNYNNGQSNTESISRNNERIYTSGSKSYMWSNEVHGFFMDPEVEIHDVQIHRIRMTFTSGKELRKFYNVYVQSKDFGISNLGARNDEDGKQNWFSIACAKSGACSTKGKHFAMYFPPRQSVRLR; encoded by the exons ATGAAGGCTTTCATCATGCTTCCCCTTCTCATGAAAGCCATTTCCTCTCTCttagtctttctttcttttctcaaaCCAACCCTGTCCACAGTTGGAATCAACCTTGTCTCTAATATCTGCCTAGGAGGAAACTCTAGTCAGATAAACAGTCTCTACCAACCTAACTTGAATCTCACCCTCACCAATCTCTCCTCACAAGCATCAAACCGTGGTTTCTACAACTTCACATTTGGCTCTGGCTCCGATCAAGTCTATGCACTCTACCTCTGTCGAGGCGACGTTAATCCCCGAGTTTGTCAATCATGTATTGTTGCCGCCTCAAATCTCCTCACACAACAATGCCCGAACAACAAATCAGCCATCGTTTGGTATAAAGAATGCATGCTTCGTTATTCGAATACCACCATATTCTCAATTGAAGCAGACTGGCCCGCGAGTTACCAATGGAGCCTTGCCAATGTTTCAAATCCTACCCAATTCAATCAG gtttTTTCGGATACACTGAATGGGTTGATCAAGAAAGCAGTCAACAACATAACCACACCTGCTTATTTCCAAACTGGGGAGGCAAAGATTTCTATTTTACAGACCTTGTATAGCCTGGTCCAATGCACGCCCGATATTACATCGTCTGAATGTAACCGGTGCTTGCAAGTCGCGCTAAATGATTATCAAACGTGTTGTTCGGGAGGGAGTCAATGGGCAGTTATTTTCCGGGCAAGCTGTGAACTTATGTATGAACTCGCTCCTTTCTACAACATGGATTCTCAGTCAACTCCTTCTCCGCCACCTTCTACTTCTCTTGCAGCAACTCCACCTACCgtaaataatactaataatggATCGGGAAAAGGGAAGATCTCCATTCTTCCAGTGATCATAGTAGTATCCGTCGTTGTTGTGGTATTGCTTCTTTCAATCTTCTCAATTTGTCTCTATAAAAGGAAAGTAACTAAACCACAAGTCG ATGGTGATGATATAGCTAACGTTGAATCACTTCAGTacgattttaaaattatcaaagcAGCCACCCAAAACTTTTCAGCTGCTAATAAACTTGGGGAGGGTGGATTTGGTATTGTCTATAAG GGGATGTTGCCTAATGGTCAAGAAATTGCTGTCAAGAGGCTATCTGATAGCTCTGGACAAGGAGATCAAGAATTCAAGAATGAGATGGTTTTGGTTGCTAGGTTACAACATCGAAATCTCGTTAGGCTTTTGGGATTTTGTATTAAAGGGCAAGAGAAGATTTTAGTTTACGAGTTTGTCCCGAATACGAGTCTCGATCGCTTTCTATTTG ATACAAAGAAGCGAGGACTTTTGGATTGGGAGACGCGGTTTAGGATTATAAAGGGAATCGCCAGAGGACTATTGTATCTTCATGAAGATTCCCGACTCAAAATTATTCATAGGGATCTTAAATCTAGTAACATATTGTTAGATGGTGAAATGAACCCCAAAATTGCAGATTTTGGTATGGCTAGACTTGTGgacataaatcaaactcaaggCAATACGAGTAGAATCGTCGGAACATA cGGATATATGGCACCAGAGTATCATTTGAGGGGTTTTTTCTCCATTAAGTCCGACGTTTACAGTTTTGGTGTCATATTACTAGAGATTGTGAACGGACAGAGAAACTACGCATATCAATCGGAATGCAATCAAGATCTTCCACGCTAT GCGTGGCAAAAATGGAACAATGGAATGTTCCAAGATCTGATAGACCCGGAACTTGGTTACAATATTTCAATGGAGGAAGTGAAAAGATGCATTCAGATTGGTTTGATATGCGTTCAGGAGGACTCGGATGCGAGACCAACTATGGCTTCTGTTATTCACATGCTCGGTAGCAACTCACAAAGGTTATCATTACCTAAAGCACCCGCCTTATTCAACTATAACAATGGTCAGTCAAATACGGAATCAATTTCACGAAATAATGAACGCATATATACAAGTGGAAGCAAGTCTTACATGTGGTCAAATGAGGTTCATGGCTT CTTCATGGATCCCGAAGTTGAAATACACGATGTTCAAATCCATAGAATTAGAATGACTTTTACTTCCGGAAAGGAGCTTCGCAAATTTTATAACGTTTATGTCCAATCAAAGGATTTTGGCATTTCTAATCTAGGAGCAAGGAACGATGAAGATGGAAAACAAAATTGGTTCTCCATTGCTTGTGCCAAAAGTGGTGCATGTTCTACGAAGGGGAAACATTTTGCAATGTACTTTCCACCAAGACAAAGTGTAAGGCTAAGATAA